Proteins encoded together in one Pseudomonas asiatica window:
- a CDS encoding TniQ family protein: MLLRIQPDESLRSYVDRNLLVNFMDWRVDRLRWLSEGEITHQAVKVIASTMGWQGCYGFNRLLHEHTQLPLQFVIRDTRDASYSRTAYLKPRMAITNSDLHAYCPECVRQDVQDLGFSYWRRNFPDHVSVCATHNVVLLSTCPYCDQPFSSKGHNLDVMWRKCSGRHLGNAESVMNLDEDALKHARFVEALCAYEFSISIHSAVAILSDKLRSLKKLTKRMKSERTAMIEYLDRISNNLEEKRFESPVVKTEFFPEEILKIVVYAYETFDEFVVDLYEYDKDLIPIESLWRNYGNGRYATTCRE, encoded by the coding sequence ATGCTGTTGCGTATCCAACCTGATGAATCTTTGCGCTCATATGTTGACCGCAATTTGCTCGTGAATTTTATGGACTGGAGGGTAGACAGGTTACGATGGCTTTCTGAAGGGGAGATTACTCACCAAGCAGTTAAGGTGATCGCCTCAACGATGGGTTGGCAAGGATGCTATGGCTTCAACCGCTTGCTGCACGAACACACTCAATTGCCCCTGCAGTTTGTTATCAGGGATACCCGAGATGCCAGTTATTCTCGAACGGCGTATCTCAAACCCCGAATGGCGATTACTAATTCCGACTTGCACGCCTACTGCCCGGAATGCGTCAGGCAGGACGTGCAGGATTTGGGCTTTTCCTACTGGCGACGAAATTTCCCTGATCATGTGAGCGTGTGTGCCACACACAATGTGGTGCTGCTGTCCACTTGCCCATATTGCGATCAACCTTTCTCATCAAAAGGCCACAATCTCGATGTGATGTGGAGAAAGTGTTCTGGGCGACACCTCGGTAACGCAGAGAGCGTAATGAACTTGGATGAAGATGCTCTCAAACATGCTCGCTTCGTAGAAGCGCTATGCGCTTATGAATTCTCCATTTCAATCCATTCTGCAGTGGCCATTCTCTCCGATAAGTTGCGCAGCCTCAAGAAACTGACGAAGCGGATGAAATCTGAGCGGACAGCCATGATTGAGTATCTCGATCGGATTTCAAATAATTTGGAAGAAAAAAGATTTGAGAGTCCTGTTGTAAAGACGGAATTTTTCCCCGAAGAAATTTTGAAAATCGTGGTTTATGCCTATGAGACTTTCGATGAATTTGTTGTTGATTTGTACGAGTATGATAAAGATTTGATTCCTATTGAGTCTCTATGGCGAAATTATGGTAATGGTAGGTATGCGACCACTTGTCGGGAATAG
- a CDS encoding Cdc6/Cdc18 family protein produces MNEAIASWFDGCQTADQVRQIITRRPEPLESLYEIEPRLAAEVLFQALRESFIPNAFTIEFIQEMVGRAALHARALFSSEREYARGLYEAPAVDAVPVCFTGLAGVGKSQTIAALRKVLPGPVDLSCDHFQGELPLRSHWYASARGTTNAKALLREFVELPLSRLTVAELLSECRRRANRDGVSLVILDEMQYIQKGLGAAKVTDILLNMAGIGPPMVYVCNYSLGHKLFERNNEDQQRLLTDPRIMLPDEPGSSDWKAFIDECVRVGNGAIRGNQGELAREIYRCTFGIKRLAVELLKQAYIECRSAGRHAASLQDIGHAYRSAAYTSSAKQVEHLQKLALGGRVSKQHPDLRCPFDLPAAFTSNVVKFARAERQDRVTQKVFDSSLTASERSVKKQLDASANALQKPTARPRRTPVEELSEEEQAKAFFALMEDDKDPKPK; encoded by the coding sequence ATGAATGAGGCCATTGCGAGTTGGTTCGACGGCTGCCAAACGGCTGATCAGGTCCGCCAGATCATCACGCGTCGACCTGAGCCATTGGAAAGTCTGTACGAAATTGAACCTCGGTTGGCGGCAGAGGTGCTGTTTCAAGCATTGCGTGAATCGTTCATTCCCAACGCATTTACGATTGAGTTCATCCAGGAGATGGTGGGGCGCGCAGCGCTGCATGCGCGAGCATTGTTCTCTTCTGAGCGCGAGTACGCCCGAGGGCTCTATGAAGCACCTGCAGTCGATGCTGTGCCGGTGTGTTTTACAGGGCTTGCAGGGGTTGGGAAGAGCCAGACCATTGCTGCGCTGCGCAAGGTTCTGCCTGGCCCCGTTGATCTGTCCTGCGATCACTTCCAGGGTGAGCTACCGTTGCGGTCGCATTGGTATGCAAGCGCCCGAGGTACCACCAATGCTAAGGCCCTTCTTCGAGAGTTCGTTGAGTTGCCTCTGTCGCGACTGACCGTTGCTGAGCTGCTGAGTGAATGCCGGCGTAGGGCGAATCGTGATGGGGTATCGTTAGTCATCCTGGATGAAATGCAGTACATCCAAAAGGGGCTTGGTGCAGCGAAGGTTACCGATATCCTCTTGAACATGGCTGGTATCGGTCCGCCAATGGTCTACGTGTGCAATTACAGCTTGGGTCACAAGTTGTTTGAGAGAAACAATGAGGATCAGCAGCGCTTGCTGACGGACCCAAGAATCATGCTTCCCGATGAGCCTGGCAGTTCCGACTGGAAAGCTTTCATTGATGAATGTGTTCGCGTGGGCAATGGCGCGATTCGCGGTAATCAGGGTGAATTGGCAAGGGAAATTTACCGTTGCACCTTCGGTATCAAGCGCCTGGCGGTGGAGTTGTTGAAGCAGGCGTACATTGAGTGCCGCAGTGCAGGCCGTCATGCGGCCTCCCTTCAAGACATCGGCCATGCTTACCGCTCAGCGGCTTACACGTCCAGTGCCAAACAGGTCGAACACCTTCAAAAATTGGCTCTGGGTGGTCGGGTGTCCAAACAGCATCCAGACCTGCGGTGTCCGTTTGACCTGCCAGCCGCGTTCACGTCCAACGTAGTGAAATTTGCGCGAGCTGAACGGCAGGACCGAGTCACCCAGAAGGTTTTCGACTCATCGCTCACTGCGTCGGAACGATCTGTAAAAAAGCAACTTGATGCCTCAGCGAATGCTCTGCAGAAGCCGACTGCGCGCCCGCGGCGGACTCCGGTTGAGGAGCTCTCCGAGGAAGAGCAGGCCAAAGCTTTCTTTGCCTTGATGGAGGACGACAAGGACCCCAAACCCAAGTGA
- a CDS encoding TnsD family Tn7-like transposition protein has protein sequence MADSANASVPVVRWLPDETFFSICCRQHRFMCHVTKASTTAWLFGEGSSSVQHDFPSRLNSLPQKAKEVWGSPFNIITEHTILPLFFPFQSKERIDDVFHTVSNNSLGTLKYRLGLVTGRFGAEHPLKACLECLREDRINHGVAYWHLSHQYPGVTLCPKHGTLIRICSANRQWSDSAHWVLPAEHLIASVAEQPVCPTVVQTLKRLGHSVIELAKLGISEQFRPENVTAAYNEAIRRLSVNTEACFDAQADLASFASQLQPYLPLASLPTTPKRAETFIQSLTRTPRVYSHPLKHLILITCIFGEFAPFLCALKRFQSPGDQETPVQSPDHGRRAVGDKAAHRFKGQEIRDRVFKKLKPKKLKPELREQILGCLGKGVEKHSIAERYDVSVSTINRILSADPLLMAAWTTQRRELLLHNHRAEWVSAIGMNPDASPKSLRSMLPKVYQWLYRNDNDWLMAQTKRMPSGRVGNNQKIDWSARDRQLCESIELSIQRLKYSATNFPVRASHIFALVPTLHRCLEKRNRYPEARNLLEIVTQSTKT, from the coding sequence ATGGCTGATTCTGCAAATGCATCTGTCCCTGTCGTTCGATGGCTACCGGATGAGACCTTTTTCAGTATTTGTTGTCGTCAGCATCGTTTTATGTGCCACGTTACTAAGGCTAGCACCACTGCATGGCTATTTGGTGAGGGATCAAGTAGTGTGCAGCATGACTTTCCTAGCAGACTAAACTCTTTGCCCCAAAAAGCCAAAGAAGTATGGGGAAGCCCATTCAACATCATTACAGAACATACGATATTGCCGTTGTTTTTTCCTTTTCAATCCAAGGAAAGAATTGACGACGTCTTTCATACAGTTTCAAACAATTCTTTGGGCACCTTAAAATATCGCCTGGGTCTGGTGACCGGTCGCTTTGGCGCAGAGCACCCATTGAAAGCATGCCTCGAATGTTTAAGGGAAGACCGTATCAATCATGGGGTCGCCTACTGGCACCTGTCCCATCAGTATCCAGGCGTCACGTTATGCCCTAAGCACGGAACTCTCATCAGGATTTGCTCGGCCAACCGGCAGTGGTCGGACTCTGCGCACTGGGTATTACCTGCCGAGCACCTAATAGCGAGCGTTGCAGAGCAGCCCGTATGCCCGACAGTGGTACAAACCCTCAAGCGTTTAGGACACTCAGTGATTGAGTTAGCCAAGCTAGGCATTTCTGAGCAATTTCGTCCAGAAAATGTCACGGCTGCTTATAACGAAGCTATTCGTCGCCTCTCAGTCAATACAGAAGCATGCTTTGATGCCCAAGCAGACCTAGCTTCGTTCGCTTCACAACTGCAACCGTATCTTCCACTGGCCTCGCTTCCGACCACTCCAAAGAGAGCTGAAACTTTTATACAGAGTCTGACCCGTACACCGCGCGTTTACTCCCATCCGCTCAAACATCTGATTTTGATCACCTGTATATTCGGCGAGTTTGCGCCGTTTTTATGTGCGTTAAAAAGATTTCAGTCTCCAGGGGATCAGGAAACCCCAGTACAGTCTCCAGACCACGGAAGACGAGCAGTAGGCGATAAAGCAGCACACCGATTTAAAGGTCAGGAAATCAGGGATAGAGTCTTCAAAAAACTGAAGCCTAAAAAGCTGAAACCCGAGCTTCGGGAACAAATCTTGGGTTGCTTGGGCAAAGGAGTGGAGAAACATTCCATAGCGGAACGATATGACGTTTCGGTTTCTACAATAAACAGGATCCTAAGTGCTGATCCTCTACTGATGGCTGCTTGGACAACTCAGCGCAGGGAGCTACTGCTACACAATCACCGTGCGGAGTGGGTTAGCGCCATCGGCATGAATCCAGACGCCAGTCCGAAAAGCCTGAGATCAATGCTCCCCAAGGTCTATCAATGGCTATACCGGAACGATAATGACTGGTTGATGGCTCAAACTAAGCGGATGCCAAGTGGTCGCGTAGGCAACAATCAAAAAATCGATTGGAGTGCTCGCGACAGGCAACTATGCGAATCAATTGAATTGAGCATTCAAAGACTGAAATACTCGGCCACGAATTTCCCTGTTCGAGCTAGTCATATTTTCGCGTTGGTGCCCACACTGCATCGGTGCCTAGAAAAAAGGAATCGCTACCCAGAAGCACGAAACCTACTAGAAATTGTTACCCAATCGACCAAGACTTAA
- a CDS encoding transposase, translating to MITGARLFAPEGYRSLVKGHYYHFLNSDAVHNRVRLVEFSDLAKDVRTTLITLTRFEFEEALEAGALLASGETDKFPPWLEPIKGIAISDRETKRVSAKETYDQKVNRRFLAISGLMVRLQEVLASDDPDAVINAHAKSQSPQQNAARLRLWFYTYITFGQNKWALMPPLHRIGRWDREGPGKLRRLGRPSPNGKEWGYRADSAMRERILSAYLRFRSADKTYSQVYRKILTEEFGCVSVERNGVAFFINRKGHPFPTIDQVRYCIEQQVSAKEKSIGVRGKQKTRDQSGSLGSFSERLTNLNQQVEFDGYYIVEKLSGLTEGSPVDGFCVVRAVCGLSGMVVGIGFAEGKETKEAYRMCLFSMAVDKVWFCGLFGVTIKPDWWPCEGLAGGLVFDRGPAAALDTEPEIHWLGTLENTPVFSGQSKATVESSHPRAKSDLDQPTYVHSTLNFVQMARREIHQVLKDNRSSDASGRMETEMYWCGIKPTPLGIWNYWDSRFRNSAIGMQQEVAIKSFLSVHPAVVRQDAVYLYGRKYRSVDLINTGIFDRVARSSVIEVDVYVLTMCVRHIWIEVGGTLFELDFVTTQRTVDGDRDISLRDLQSLDALRRKSQTLLRNEMPAIHQFHDDRFKEDTGEECKGGVRRIGRPPKSASAQRDTDDYDRFRGKAK from the coding sequence GTGATCACGGGCGCTAGGTTATTTGCGCCTGAAGGTTATCGGAGCCTTGTCAAAGGCCACTATTACCATTTCCTGAACAGTGATGCGGTCCACAACCGGGTGCGCTTGGTGGAGTTCAGTGATCTAGCGAAAGACGTGCGCACCACCTTGATCACCCTCACAAGGTTCGAGTTCGAAGAAGCGCTCGAAGCGGGTGCGCTGCTGGCGTCAGGGGAGACGGACAAATTTCCGCCATGGCTGGAACCGATTAAGGGGATCGCAATTTCAGATCGTGAAACGAAGCGGGTTTCTGCTAAGGAAACCTACGACCAAAAGGTCAACCGCCGTTTTCTGGCTATCTCAGGCCTGATGGTTCGTCTCCAGGAGGTTCTAGCCAGTGACGATCCGGACGCTGTAATTAACGCTCATGCCAAAAGCCAGTCGCCTCAGCAAAATGCAGCTCGCTTGAGGTTGTGGTTCTACACTTACATTACTTTTGGACAAAACAAGTGGGCTCTCATGCCTCCCCTGCACCGCATCGGGAGGTGGGACAGGGAGGGGCCGGGGAAATTACGCAGGCTGGGCCGGCCATCACCCAATGGCAAAGAGTGGGGTTACCGGGCCGATAGCGCCATGAGGGAAAGAATCCTTTCTGCGTATCTTAGGTTCCGTTCCGCTGACAAAACATATAGTCAAGTTTACCGAAAAATCCTTACAGAGGAATTTGGTTGCGTTTCCGTTGAACGAAATGGAGTAGCATTTTTCATCAATCGTAAAGGGCACCCATTTCCAACTATTGACCAAGTGCGTTACTGCATCGAACAACAAGTTAGCGCTAAAGAGAAATCTATTGGCGTAAGAGGTAAACAAAAGACCCGCGACCAGAGCGGCAGTTTGGGCAGTTTCTCAGAACGCTTGACGAATCTAAATCAGCAGGTCGAGTTTGATGGTTACTACATAGTTGAAAAACTTTCGGGCCTGACAGAGGGTAGCCCCGTTGACGGATTTTGCGTCGTTCGTGCCGTGTGTGGATTGTCCGGAATGGTGGTTGGCATTGGATTTGCCGAAGGTAAAGAAACCAAAGAAGCTTATCGGATGTGTCTGTTTTCCATGGCTGTCGACAAAGTATGGTTTTGTGGGCTTTTCGGAGTAACCATCAAACCGGACTGGTGGCCCTGCGAAGGCTTGGCAGGTGGGCTGGTGTTTGATCGAGGTCCTGCAGCAGCCCTGGACACGGAGCCTGAGATCCACTGGCTAGGCACACTTGAAAATACGCCAGTTTTTTCTGGCCAGTCTAAAGCTACGGTTGAGTCATCGCACCCGCGAGCAAAATCCGACCTCGATCAACCCACCTATGTTCATAGCACACTGAATTTTGTCCAAATGGCCCGCAGGGAGATTCACCAAGTCCTGAAAGACAACCGGTCGTCTGACGCAAGTGGCCGCATGGAAACCGAAATGTATTGGTGCGGAATAAAGCCCACCCCGCTGGGTATCTGGAATTACTGGGACAGCCGCTTCCGTAATTCTGCAATCGGGATGCAGCAAGAGGTTGCCATAAAGAGCTTCCTGTCTGTGCACCCGGCCGTTGTACGTCAAGACGCAGTCTATCTGTACGGGCGCAAGTATAGGTCTGTTGATTTGATCAATACCGGGATATTTGATCGAGTTGCTAGGAGCAGCGTTATTGAAGTTGATGTATATGTACTGACTATGTGCGTTCGGCATATATGGATTGAGGTAGGAGGCACACTGTTCGAACTGGACTTTGTAACGACGCAAAGGACCGTTGACGGTGATCGGGACATATCATTACGTGATCTTCAGTCACTAGATGCCTTAAGGCGAAAATCTCAAACTTTGCTTCGTAATGAGATGCCGGCAATTCATCAATTTCACGATGATAGATTCAAAGAAGATACCGGTGAAGAGTGTAAAGGTGGCGTGAGAAGAATTGGTCGACCACCTAAATCGGCATCTGCGCAGCGAGATACAGATGACTATGATCGATTCCGAGGTAAAGCCAAATGA
- a CDS encoding HEPN/Toprim-associated domain-containing protein: protein MSTPITLSVGSLDLTYNTGYMGMDHGMLYQESDRQYRRHEGIDYDYAHSPESLEQMELCFCRTLGSMVSRLELLGYTLAAVRSEYENQVVLDRDQFEEYLPGERRSDRLTFDQFIDFIKAYALRDLKSDYVASYDSDHAQGRGRFAADPAASLLPTGVFDRDIGGYSERSHFGSMLGFLSPYATLRILAENPANLGEDVVWDYGNFVDAGWAKNEDFIGNARRTQTYLIATEGTSDTHILKRGLALLRPDIEDFFRFIDIEERHPFSGTGNLSKFAEGLVKIDVHNRVVFLFDNDAEGVDTYKNLLKRFQFPVNMKAMVLPDLDELREFPAKGPCGVANADINGCAAAIECYLDLNLKGRPPAQVTWTNYSNRPAMSSTQPRKAKTSSALKFK, encoded by the coding sequence ATGAGCACACCAATTACGCTGTCTGTGGGTAGCCTCGATCTCACATACAACACTGGCTATATGGGCATGGATCACGGGATGCTCTATCAAGAGTCCGACCGCCAGTACCGTCGGCACGAGGGCATCGACTACGACTACGCTCATAGCCCTGAAAGTCTGGAGCAAATGGAGCTGTGTTTTTGCCGGACACTTGGTTCGATGGTGTCACGGTTGGAGCTGCTCGGATACACATTGGCGGCGGTGAGGTCGGAATACGAAAATCAGGTCGTGCTCGACAGAGACCAGTTCGAGGAATACCTGCCAGGTGAGCGTCGATCCGACCGTTTGACTTTCGATCAATTTATCGACTTCATCAAAGCGTACGCATTGCGAGACCTAAAAAGCGACTATGTCGCCAGCTACGATTCCGATCATGCACAGGGCCGGGGCCGCTTTGCGGCTGATCCAGCGGCATCTCTACTCCCGACGGGAGTGTTTGATCGAGACATCGGAGGCTACTCCGAGCGCAGCCATTTCGGCTCAATGTTAGGATTTCTGAGCCCATATGCAACTCTGCGAATCCTTGCCGAAAACCCCGCTAATCTAGGTGAAGATGTCGTCTGGGATTACGGCAATTTTGTGGATGCAGGATGGGCTAAAAATGAGGATTTCATTGGGAACGCACGTCGGACCCAGACCTATTTGATAGCGACTGAAGGCACTTCTGATACCCACATTCTGAAGCGGGGTCTGGCGCTGCTCCGCCCGGACATCGAGGATTTTTTTCGATTCATTGACATCGAGGAGCGTCACCCATTTTCCGGTACAGGTAATCTGTCCAAGTTCGCCGAGGGACTGGTCAAAATTGATGTTCACAATCGCGTGGTCTTCCTGTTCGATAACGACGCCGAAGGAGTGGATACCTATAAAAATCTACTCAAACGCTTTCAATTCCCAGTGAACATGAAAGCTATGGTTCTTCCTGACTTGGACGAGCTGCGCGAGTTTCCGGCGAAAGGCCCGTGTGGTGTTGCCAACGCTGACATCAACGGCTGCGCGGCCGCTATCGAGTGCTATCTCGATCTCAATCTTAAGGGGCGACCCCCAGCGCAGGTGACCTGGACGAATTACAGTAACCGTCCGGCCATGTCATCTACCCAGCCCCGCAAAGCCAAGACATCGAGTGCACTCAAATTTAAGTGA
- a CDS encoding PDDEXK family nuclease, which translates to MTLQERFALIRSRQAHFAWGDIYTPSILAVPREAPKGSRISRMNSRKLGRAIHSLSTPEAVFAQLALFHPQLLDIHEQKMLWPYHAPHPLHGHPLTKGHFSHPVTGTMEIAKQIGFKHHQVVITTKAGSRQRMPFPYQGDLLLYLMGSDGKPYAVNWTVKDQAHAFSERRYSAAKTPNQQKKDRDHAELRTALEQLHYASGGIRTVQMSLDRLDPIVMGNLDLLFPMHGLPLTHDPELLREFSAEIEGAVHAGALIHPIIYRYAARWGKRDQFIAKVYQDIWDRKLPVNFFKPILIDHPLDTDGGDLLAAYGKFFLEIEP; encoded by the coding sequence ATGACTTTGCAGGAGAGATTTGCCCTCATCAGGAGCCGACAAGCTCACTTCGCGTGGGGCGATATCTACACGCCTTCGATTTTAGCGGTTCCACGAGAAGCCCCTAAGGGCTCTCGTATCAGCAGAATGAATAGCCGGAAGCTCGGCCGTGCGATTCACTCGCTGTCCACCCCAGAAGCGGTGTTCGCACAGCTCGCGCTCTTCCATCCTCAGCTGCTCGATATTCACGAGCAGAAGATGCTGTGGCCATATCACGCCCCGCATCCATTGCACGGGCATCCACTCACCAAAGGACATTTTTCTCATCCTGTCACTGGGACGATGGAAATTGCCAAGCAAATTGGCTTCAAGCATCACCAGGTGGTGATTACCACTAAAGCTGGTAGCCGACAGAGAATGCCCTTTCCCTATCAGGGGGACCTTTTACTGTATTTGATGGGTTCAGATGGGAAACCCTACGCGGTCAATTGGACGGTGAAGGATCAAGCTCATGCCTTCAGCGAGAGGCGCTACTCAGCAGCCAAGACCCCTAATCAGCAAAAAAAGGACCGTGATCATGCTGAGCTACGCACAGCCCTAGAGCAACTGCATTACGCAAGCGGCGGTATCAGGACCGTGCAAATGTCTTTGGATCGTCTGGACCCGATCGTCATGGGCAATCTCGATCTGCTATTTCCGATGCATGGCTTGCCGCTGACCCACGACCCCGAGCTGCTCAGGGAGTTTAGCGCTGAGATTGAGGGCGCTGTGCATGCTGGGGCCTTGATCCACCCCATCATTTACCGGTATGCAGCCCGATGGGGTAAGCGTGACCAGTTTATTGCGAAGGTCTACCAAGACATCTGGGACCGAAAGCTGCCAGTAAATTTCTTCAAGCCGATTCTGATCGACCATCCTCTCGATACCGACGGTGGTGATCTGCTGGCAGCCTACGGCAAATTTTTCTTGGAGATTGAGCCGTGA
- the glmS gene encoding glutamine--fructose-6-phosphate transaminase (isomerizing) produces the protein MCGIVGAVAERNITAILIEGLKRLEYRGYDSAGLAVLTQNGELQRRRRIGKVSELEAAVAAEPLAGQLGIAHTRWATHGAPTEGNAHPHFSGHEVAVVHNGIIENHEELREELKGLGYVFTSQTDTEVIVHLIHHTLKSIPDLTDALKAAVKRLHGAYGLALISAKQPDRLVAARSGSPLVIGLGLGENFLASDQLALRQVTDRFMYLEEGDIAEIRRDQVSIWDQDGHKVQRETVQYHEGAEAADKGTYRHFMLKEIHEQPSVVQRTLEGRLGKDNVMVQAFGPQAAELFAKVRNVQIVACGTSYHAGMVARYWLESLAGIPCQVEVASEFRYRKVVVQPDTLFVSISQSGETADTLAALRNAKELGFLGSLAICNVGISSLVRESDLTLLTLAGPEIGVASTKAFTTQLVSLMLLTLALGQVRGTLEAGVEAELVDELRRLPARLGEALAMDATVEKIAELFADKHHTLFLGRGAQYPVAMEGALKLKEISYIHAEAYPAGELKHGPLALVDNDMPVVTVAPNNELLEKLKSNLQEVRARGGELVVFADEQAGMTNGEGTHVIKVPHIADALAPILYTIPLQLLSYYVAVLKGTDVDQPRNLAKSVTVE, from the coding sequence ATGTGTGGAATCGTTGGTGCCGTCGCCGAGCGCAACATCACAGCCATCCTGATCGAAGGCCTCAAGCGTCTTGAGTACCGCGGGTACGACAGCGCCGGCCTGGCCGTCCTCACCCAGAACGGTGAACTGCAGCGCCGTCGCCGTATCGGCAAGGTCAGTGAACTGGAAGCCGCTGTTGCCGCCGAGCCACTGGCCGGCCAGCTGGGCATCGCCCACACTCGCTGGGCCACCCACGGTGCGCCGACCGAGGGCAACGCCCACCCGCACTTCTCGGGCCATGAAGTGGCCGTGGTGCACAACGGCATCATCGAGAACCACGAAGAACTGCGCGAAGAGCTGAAGGGCCTTGGCTATGTCTTCACTTCGCAGACTGATACCGAAGTCATCGTCCACCTGATCCACCACACCCTGAAGAGCATTCCGGACCTGACCGATGCCCTGAAGGCTGCGGTGAAGCGCCTGCATGGTGCTTACGGCCTGGCGCTGATCAGTGCCAAGCAGCCTGACCGCCTGGTAGCCGCACGCAGTGGCAGCCCGCTGGTGATCGGCCTGGGCCTGGGCGAGAACTTCCTGGCGTCCGACCAGCTGGCCCTGCGCCAGGTCACCGACCGCTTCATGTACCTGGAAGAAGGCGACATCGCCGAAATCCGCCGTGACCAGGTCTCCATCTGGGACCAGGATGGCCACAAGGTCCAGCGCGAAACCGTGCAGTACCACGAAGGTGCCGAAGCTGCCGACAAAGGTACCTACCGCCACTTCATGCTCAAGGAAATCCACGAGCAGCCAAGCGTGGTGCAGCGCACCCTGGAAGGCCGGCTGGGCAAGGACAACGTTATGGTCCAGGCCTTCGGCCCGCAGGCTGCCGAACTGTTCGCCAAGGTGCGTAACGTGCAGATCGTTGCCTGCGGTACCAGCTACCACGCCGGCATGGTCGCCCGTTACTGGCTGGAAAGCCTGGCCGGGATCCCGTGCCAGGTCGAAGTGGCCAGCGAGTTCCGTTACCGCAAGGTGGTAGTGCAGCCGGACACCCTGTTCGTCTCCATCTCGCAGTCTGGCGAAACCGCCGACACCCTGGCCGCACTGCGCAACGCCAAGGAGCTGGGCTTCCTCGGCAGCCTGGCGATCTGCAACGTCGGTATCAGTTCGCTGGTGCGTGAGTCGGACCTGACCCTGCTGACTCTGGCCGGCCCGGAAATCGGCGTGGCTTCGACCAAGGCTTTCACCACCCAGCTTGTTTCGCTGATGCTGCTGACCCTGGCTCTGGGCCAGGTGCGCGGTACCCTGGAAGCCGGCGTCGAAGCCGAGCTGGTTGATGAACTGCGCCGCCTGCCGGCCCGCCTGGGCGAAGCCCTGGCCATGGACGCCACCGTCGAGAAAATCGCCGAGCTGTTCGCCGACAAGCACCACACCCTGTTCCTCGGCCGTGGTGCGCAGTACCCGGTGGCGATGGAAGGTGCGCTCAAGCTCAAGGAAATCTCCTACATCCACGCCGAAGCCTACCCGGCAGGCGAGCTGAAGCACGGCCCGCTGGCTCTGGTGGACAACGACATGCCAGTGGTAACCGTTGCGCCGAATAACGAACTGCTGGAGAAGCTGAAGTCCAACCTGCAGGAAGTACGCGCCCGTGGTGGCGAGCTGGTAGTGTTTGCAGACGAGCAGGCCGGCATGACCAATGGCGAAGGTACCCACGTGATCAAGGTGCCGCACATCGCCGACGCCCTGGCACCAATCCTGTACACCATCCCGCTGCAGCTGCTGTCTTACTACGTGGCCGTGCTCAAGGGCACCGACGTGGACCAGCCGCGTAACCTAGCCAAGTCGGTTACGGTCGAGTAA